A single genomic interval of Flavihumibacter rivuli harbors:
- a CDS encoding CBS domain-containing protein, producing the protein MVNKELISASLPLLSLQDPVYRALQMMDDYNVVHLPIVAEDKYVGLVSEDELLNADDAALLEGLVPNLSRVKVLPSGHFTTAVQVANEYGLTVVPVAEKDDAWVGSISSMDLLKYAGHFFGADEPGGIIVLEMEKRNFSFSEISKLVETNDAQITQLNTYFDNSQGLLFVSVKINKFELSDILATFQRYEYHIRYYFGEEQYENELKSNYDHLMNYLNL; encoded by the coding sequence GTGGTCAATAAGGAATTGATATCAGCTTCCTTGCCCCTTCTTTCCCTGCAAGATCCTGTTTACCGGGCTCTGCAGATGATGGATGACTATAATGTGGTCCATCTTCCTATTGTTGCCGAAGACAAATATGTGGGATTGGTAAGTGAGGATGAATTACTGAATGCCGATGATGCGGCCTTGCTGGAAGGTCTTGTGCCTAACCTGTCCAGGGTTAAGGTGCTTCCATCCGGCCATTTTACCACTGCAGTGCAGGTGGCAAATGAGTATGGCCTGACCGTTGTGCCGGTGGCAGAAAAGGATGATGCCTGGGTGGGCTCAATCTCCTCCATGGACCTTTTGAAATACGCCGGGCACTTCTTCGGGGCTGATGAACCTGGTGGTATCATTGTGCTGGAAATGGAAAAGCGGAATTTCTCCTTTTCAGAGATATCCAAACTGGTAGAAACCAATGATGCCCAGATCACCCAGCTCAATACCTATTTTGATAACAGCCAGGGCCTGTTGTTCGTTAGCGTGAAGATCAATAAGTTCGAACTCTCAGACATTCTTGCGACCTTCCAACGCTATGAATATCATATCCGTTATTATTTCGGCGAAGAACAATATGAGAATGAGTTGAAGAGCAATTATGACCACCTGATGAATTATCTTAATCTCTGA
- a CDS encoding POTRA domain-containing protein — MRKYRILLVVAGCCLCSVLKAQNNFNPPNLQSLVSSAAAEGIAFPDSASVRKPFLVSRIFISGNRKTKEYIIKRELPFQEGDSVVLNELVEKFQVGRQQLINTRLFNDVVISLKSFRGYLVDVQVDVKERWYIFPIPYFKPVDRNLQAWADKGYSFDRVNYGAKFTYYNTTGRNDQLRLWLITGYSRQIQLSYEQPFADKSLKHGFGVSFVYSAQKEVNPLTIDNKQFFLRADSLPKAGKFLEERWGGTLQYSYRPGLQQTRHYVRLGYYVDKVDSAVIEVNPNYLNNGKTRVAYPELSYTVNHVNVDYAPYPLKGVMGDLTLSQRGIGNGVNMFSVSVRGTKAWDLGWKSSAALQFGGVLRLPFDQPFVHSRLFGYGDFYLRGLEKYVVDGVAGALLRNTIRRELTSFYIPFPIKSQSHDRIPFRIYAKAYGDMGYSHNKNFPDNSLVNKMLYTAGAGIDVVTFYDIVMRFEYGFNQLGESGFFFHFKNDF; from the coding sequence GTGAGGAAATATCGTATTCTACTTGTGGTGGCAGGTTGTTGTTTGTGCAGTGTCCTGAAGGCGCAGAATAATTTCAATCCCCCCAACCTGCAGTCCCTGGTTTCCTCAGCCGCTGCTGAAGGCATTGCTTTTCCTGATTCCGCTTCTGTTCGCAAACCCTTTTTGGTCAGCCGGATCTTCATTAGTGGGAACCGTAAAACCAAAGAGTATATCATCAAGCGGGAACTACCTTTCCAGGAAGGGGACTCTGTGGTGCTGAATGAACTGGTGGAGAAGTTCCAGGTAGGTCGCCAGCAATTGATCAATACGCGATTATTCAATGATGTGGTCATATCCCTGAAGAGTTTCCGGGGGTACCTGGTAGATGTACAGGTGGATGTAAAGGAGCGCTGGTATATATTCCCCATTCCCTATTTCAAACCGGTTGACCGCAACCTACAGGCATGGGCTGATAAAGGGTATAGTTTCGACCGGGTGAATTATGGTGCAAAGTTTACCTACTATAATACTACAGGACGCAATGACCAGTTAAGGTTATGGCTGATCACAGGTTATTCGAGGCAGATCCAGTTGTCCTATGAGCAGCCCTTTGCTGACAAGTCCTTGAAGCATGGCTTCGGCGTGAGTTTCGTGTATTCTGCACAGAAAGAGGTAAACCCCCTTACCATTGATAATAAACAGTTTTTCCTGCGGGCAGATTCCCTTCCAAAGGCCGGGAAATTCCTGGAGGAAAGATGGGGTGGAACCTTGCAGTACAGCTACCGCCCGGGACTGCAGCAGACCCGGCATTATGTCCGCCTCGGCTACTATGTGGATAAGGTGGATAGCGCCGTCATTGAGGTCAATCCCAACTACCTTAATAATGGTAAAACGAGGGTAGCCTATCCTGAGTTATCCTATACAGTGAACCATGTCAATGTGGATTATGCCCCTTATCCCCTGAAGGGTGTAATGGGTGACCTTACCCTGTCACAGCGGGGAATTGGTAATGGGGTCAATATGTTTTCTGTAAGTGTAAGGGGTACAAAGGCCTGGGACCTGGGTTGGAAGAGCTCTGCGGCCCTGCAGTTCGGCGGGGTGCTAAGGTTGCCCTTCGATCAGCCCTTTGTGCATTCAAGGCTCTTCGGGTACGGCGATTTTTACCTCAGGGGTTTGGAAAAATATGTGGTGGATGGGGTGGCTGGTGCCTTGTTGCGCAATACCATCAGGCGGGAACTGACCAGCTTTTACATCCCTTTCCCCATCAAAAGCCAGAGCCATGACAGGATTCCCTTCAGGATATACGCCAAGGCCTATGGCGATATGGGGTATTCCCATAACAAGAATTTCCCCGATAATTCCCTTGTCAATAAAATGCTGTACACTGCCGGCGCAGGCATTGATGTGGTGACTTTTTACGATATCGTGATGCGCTTTGAATATGGTTTTAACCAGTTAGGGGAAAGTGGATTCTTCTTCCATTTCAAGAATGATTTTTAA
- a CDS encoding isoprenyl transferase: MSSLKAKLNMERLPRHIAIIMDGNGRWAQEKGQDRLYGHFHGVESVRNIVEGCAELGIEYLTLYAFSTENWDRPAYEVNGLMELMIDTIRKEIDTLNRNNIKLHVIGDTNMLPENARKELNEALELSSQNTGLNLIVALSYSSRWELVEAVKKIAHDVKDGKVDPAAIDQDTLQSYLCTSDFPDPELMIRTSGEYRISNFLLYQLAYAELYFTNVRWPDFRKENLYEAILDFQSRERRFGKTSAQIQSELANG, from the coding sequence ATGAGTTCGCTCAAAGCGAAATTAAATATGGAAAGACTGCCTCGCCATATCGCCATCATCATGGATGGCAATGGACGTTGGGCCCAGGAGAAAGGGCAGGACCGTCTCTATGGCCACTTCCATGGTGTGGAAAGTGTGCGCAACATTGTAGAAGGTTGCGCAGAACTGGGCATTGAATACCTTACCCTTTATGCTTTCAGCACGGAAAACTGGGATCGCCCTGCCTATGAAGTGAATGGCCTGATGGAGCTGATGATCGATACCATCAGGAAGGAGATCGACACCCTTAACCGGAACAATATCAAACTGCATGTGATCGGTGACACCAACATGCTTCCGGAAAATGCCCGGAAGGAGTTGAATGAGGCACTGGAACTTTCCAGCCAGAATACCGGACTTAACCTGATCGTGGCACTCAGCTACAGCAGCCGCTGGGAACTGGTTGAAGCCGTAAAGAAGATTGCCCATGATGTTAAGGACGGGAAGGTGGACCCTGCCGCAATTGATCAGGATACCCTGCAATCCTATCTGTGTACCAGCGATTTCCCCGATCCTGAATTGATGATCAGGACCAGCGGGGAATACAGGATCAGTAATTTCCTGTTATACCAGCTGGCCTATGCTGAATTATATTTTACCAACGTGCGCTGGCCTGATTTCAGGAAGGAAAACCTTTATGAAGCCATTCTCGATTTCCAGTCAAGGGAAAGAAGGTTTGGTAAGACCAGTGCCCAGATACAATCAGAATTAGCCAATGGTTGA
- a CDS encoding DUF6089 family protein, with protein MKKLVLLFLTGFTLQTTASAQMESVTHEGEIGIGLGAAHYFGDLNTSAKVNRPKLAVSAFFRKQFGNYVALRVGASYAKVGYADKYYKDNDYQYRRNLSFNSNIWELSLQGDFNFFKFSPDDPAHIFTPYVTLGVGIFSYDPYAYLNGTKYFLRPLGTEGQGTAAYPDRKAYSSMALSIPFGVGVKYALTSKMNLGFEVLYRFTGTDYLDDVSTTYVGIDKFPPLPDGTPSVASLLQDRSYELGDPIGVEGRQRGYSGQKDQFVTAMVTLSFNLSSYRCPTAKL; from the coding sequence ATGAAGAAACTTGTCCTGCTATTCCTTACCGGCTTCACCTTGCAAACCACCGCCAGTGCCCAGATGGAATCAGTCACCCACGAAGGGGAGATCGGTATCGGTCTTGGTGCGGCCCATTATTTTGGGGACCTCAACACCAGTGCCAAGGTAAACCGCCCCAAACTTGCTGTTAGTGCCTTCTTCCGGAAACAGTTCGGGAATTATGTGGCACTTAGGGTGGGTGCCAGCTATGCCAAGGTAGGGTATGCCGATAAATACTATAAGGATAATGATTACCAATACCGCCGCAACCTTAGTTTCAATTCCAATATCTGGGAACTGAGCTTGCAGGGCGATTTCAATTTTTTCAAATTCTCACCGGATGACCCTGCCCATATCTTTACCCCCTATGTAACCCTGGGGGTGGGGATTTTCAGTTATGACCCCTATGCTTACCTGAATGGGACCAAGTATTTCCTGCGCCCGCTCGGTACGGAGGGTCAGGGTACAGCAGCCTATCCCGACAGGAAAGCCTATAGCAGCATGGCGCTTTCCATACCTTTTGGGGTTGGGGTAAAATATGCGCTTACCAGCAAAATGAACCTCGGTTTTGAAGTATTGTACCGCTTCACCGGCACCGATTACCTTGATGATGTGAGTACTACATATGTAGGAATTGATAAATTCCCTCCCTTACCCGATGGTACACCATCCGTTGCCTCCCTGCTCCAGGACCGCAGCTACGAGTTGGGGGACCCTATTGGGGTGGAAGGCAGGCAGAGAGGGTATTCGGGACAGAAGGACCAGTTCGTGACAGCTATGGTCACCCTGAGCTTCAACCTCAGTTCCTATCGTTGCCCTACTGCAAAACTTTGA
- a CDS encoding alpha/beta fold hydrolase, which produces MQYEIKQLDKFKYIEEGEGEPLVLLHGLFGALSNFKDLIEYFRHTHKVVVPILPLFDLDILHTSVGGLQKFVHKFIEAKGYQHIHLLGNSLGGHVALVHVLKHPERIKSLILTGSSGLFENGMGDTYPKRGDYDYIRKKTELTFYDPKMATKELVDEVYDIVNSRLKVIKIIALAKSAIRNNLGEELNQISQPTLLVWGNNDTITPPFVGREFNRLIPNSELHFIDKCGHAPMMEVPDEFNRILHKFLTKLSEPAAVA; this is translated from the coding sequence ATGCAATACGAGATCAAACAGCTGGATAAGTTCAAATACATTGAGGAAGGTGAGGGAGAACCCCTTGTTTTGCTGCACGGCCTTTTTGGCGCACTCAGCAATTTCAAGGACCTGATAGAGTATTTCCGCCACACCCATAAAGTGGTTGTTCCCATCCTGCCCTTGTTTGACCTGGATATATTGCACACTTCTGTTGGAGGCCTCCAAAAGTTTGTTCACAAATTCATTGAAGCGAAAGGATACCAGCATATCCACCTGCTGGGTAACTCCCTGGGTGGTCACGTGGCCCTGGTGCATGTCCTGAAACATCCCGAGAGAATAAAATCACTTATCCTGACAGGAAGTTCAGGCCTTTTCGAGAATGGGATGGGGGATACCTATCCCAAAAGAGGCGACTATGACTATATCAGGAAGAAAACGGAACTTACTTTCTATGATCCCAAAATGGCTACCAAGGAATTGGTAGATGAGGTGTATGATATCGTGAATAGCAGGCTGAAGGTGATCAAGATCATCGCTTTGGCCAAAAGCGCTATCCGTAACAACCTTGGGGAAGAATTGAACCAGATCAGCCAGCCGACCTTGCTGGTTTGGGGAAATAATGATACCATCACCCCGCCTTTTGTCGGCCGTGAGTTCAACAGGTTGATTCCTAATAGTGAATTGCATTTCATCGATAAGTGCGGTCATGCCCCCATGATGGAGGTGCCGGATGAGTTCAACAGGATCCTGCATAAATTTTTGACAAAGCTCAGTGAGCCTGCAGCGGTAGCCTGA
- a CDS encoding NAD kinase translates to MKVAIYSRVIDYDDQNEIQILFSELGRRQIEPVIYQPFFEQIINSVRFNGNNISTFSSSDDLDETIEFIISLGGDGTLLDTVTLVRDKNIPILGINFGRLGFLASIGKEELYSAVEALVNRTFVVDQRSLIHLDADRLLFGDTPYALNEFAIHKTDTSPMIKIHTYLNGEFLNTYWADGLIVSTPTGSTGYSLSCGGPIVFPDSSSFVITPVAPHNLNVRPIVVPDDNVISFEVEGRADHFICALDSRREIVSRSVQLAVKREKFDVSIIRLNENNFLRTLRNKLSWGLDTRN, encoded by the coding sequence ATGAAAGTGGCGATCTATAGCCGGGTTATTGATTATGATGACCAGAACGAGATCCAAATTCTGTTTAGTGAATTGGGCAGGAGGCAAATTGAACCGGTGATCTATCAGCCTTTTTTTGAGCAGATCATCAACTCTGTCCGGTTCAATGGCAACAACATTTCTACTTTCAGTAGTTCTGATGACCTCGACGAAACCATTGAGTTCATCATCAGCCTGGGCGGTGATGGCACCTTGCTTGATACGGTTACCCTGGTGAGGGATAAGAATATTCCCATCCTTGGCATCAACTTCGGTCGACTTGGTTTTTTGGCTAGTATAGGAAAGGAGGAGTTGTATTCTGCAGTAGAGGCATTGGTCAACCGGACCTTTGTCGTTGACCAGCGTTCTCTGATCCACCTGGATGCCGATCGTCTTTTGTTCGGGGATACTCCATATGCATTGAATGAATTTGCCATCCACAAAACGGATACTTCCCCAATGATCAAGATACATACCTACCTGAATGGGGAATTCCTTAATACCTATTGGGCCGATGGCCTGATCGTTAGTACCCCAACGGGCTCAACCGGGTATTCACTAAGCTGTGGCGGGCCTATCGTTTTTCCCGATTCTTCCAGTTTTGTGATCACGCCGGTGGCCCCGCATAACCTCAATGTAAGACCGATCGTAGTGCCCGATGACAATGTCATTTCCTTTGAGGTGGAGGGTAGGGCCGACCATTTCATCTGCGCATTGGACAGCAGGAGGGAGATCGTTTCCCGGTCCGTTCAACTGGCGGTAAAAAGGGAAAAATTCGACGTTAGCATCATCAGGCTCAATGAGAATAATTTTTTAAGGACCCTGCGAAACAAATTGTCCTGGGGCCTCGATACCAGAAATTAA